TGGTTGAAGCAGACTGTTTTATTGTTGTTAATTAAAGATCAAATTCAATGTATTGACCTCTTTACAGAAATCATGATGATTCGGTCACTTTTTTATGGAACTGGACAGTTCCACAGTTCCATCAAACTACCTAGAGTCCAGTAGGGGTCAGTATTGGAGCATTTTCATTTATTAAAGCCACAGTGGGCTGTGCTGGTTCAGTTTGTAGGTTATGTTACTGTGGTTATGCTGTCCATACACTACCTCAACGTCTAATGTCAAATGTACAGAACAAGTTTGTAGTGTGAATGTTAAAACCGTAGTCCAAGTATGAGATAAGAGACAGGTAGGGGGCATGTAGTCTACTCAGACTGTGGAATGTATGACTTCAGTAGATAACTTCTGTGATTGTATTCATAAAGAGTTTATTATGGACTTAACTCTGAAGTGAACACACATTAACTAGAACTGACAGTCATTTGTAACAATATTGTTTTGAAATTTTAATTGCcaacagaataaaaaataacttTTGCTTCCTGTTTtaaattctttttttctccttacaaaaactataaatattttgtttgacttttagattttttttatttaaaaaaaacaaactatGGAAATAAAGTTGAGAGTGAGACATACAAAAAGAATTTGACAGTGAAAATGGGTGCAAATAGATAAAAAATAATAGTTCTCCATGGAGAAATGAGCATATGCACATTAAATTGTCAGTCTTTAGTCAAATATATGGACACAGGCCATACATAGTTACTATATGGACACAGGCCATACATAGTTACACAACTAATGGTAGCAACCCCACTATGTAAGACCTATGCTGCTGCAGCATTGCTGCACAGCCCTGTACCAAACTCAGGTCTATTCAATGTCTGGGTTCAAGAGAGGGTtgacatcagcttctgtgatgAGCAGGGCATAGCCTACATGTCAACACTAGGCTCTCTAATATGTCCTATCATATGCAGCCTGGCCCCCTCAGCCTGAGCAGGCTGAACCCCTCTTCCACAGTGTACACAGGGGTGTCTCTCAGGGTGGACCTGCAGACGAGGGGCTGAAACAAGTGGGGTTCAGACGCAGAGAGCTGGAGGTACCGGTCACATAACAAGGCCTAGAGGATGACCTCCCCCAACTGGCATCACTACCTCGGCAAGACCCTCAGCTCCTCCCCCAGTGAGACTACAGAGCTTTGTAGACACGCTGGGCCCTCATAGGGAAGGACAACATGAGTGAAGGTTGATGACTGGGAGGTAATGGACTGACATGACCAAACACGCACCATCACACACGTGAAGAGACGCAGACATCAGAACACGTACTAGCATAGAGCAATATGCAAAGGCTGGACATGAGCAGCCAGGGTCAATCACATGAATCATTCACACATCAACTTACCGTGGTCACAAAGCTAGGTCATCACTTATATCACAAGTGACGTTTAAAAATTACAAGGAGAACGATTCCatcaacacaaaaaaaagataaaacatgTTGTAACATATCTCCCTCAATCTGAGGGTTTACACCCCCAAACACAAGCACGccgtgtgtgtacaggtgtgtaggGGGTTCACATACCTTTAAGGTACAAAAGAAAAATGCCAAAATAGATCAAATGACAGAAAACTGGCAGACAAATGCTTTTAGAcacattgtgtgtatgtgtgtggggttaACTTAATTCATTTATGGGAGAAAAAACCAATGTCATCATAGACTGTTCTAGTCAGCTGACAGGCAGAGATGAGATAGTGATGTCATTCCACACTTGTTTTATGCAAATGATCCAATCCTTGTGTGAATGGGGAGTCATCTAAATGGCATGGCTGAACCAGATCGTCTGTGCAGAATGTGTTGTACTGTATCATTTCCATATTCCTCTGAGGAACAATCCAAACTTCCCTTCCCAACTCATATCTGACTCCTGTGTCAGTTGCAGAAGACAATGCTTCTTGTAAACGTGTCAAAGACAACACAGAATTTCTCAGGCACAGAATCATTCAAATTCTCCTCATCCCTGTTCTTCTGCACAGTCAGTGAGCACGGCGCTGCGCAGCACAGGGTGCAGGGGTGTGGATAGGACCACGAAGCCAACCTCATTCCCTAACACAcccagagggagggggtgagggagggagggagggattgaaaGACAAAAAGTGACTAAATAAGAGTCCCACCCAGGAGAGTATGTGGTGAGTGGGTGGAGGTTGGGAGCAGTCGGAAGCAGCAGGTGGCAGGTCTAACATTCCAGAATGCTGTTGACCGCTGCCTCCAGGACCgagtctgtgtctgtggctgGGGGCGAGGACAGCTCCggggggaggtggggctggagggatggggaggacaGCTGAGACACCTGGTAGTGAGTGGGTCCTGCTGCCAGGGCtgtgggtggagagaggctggcaTGCTGATGGTTGCTGGCAGCTACGAGGCTGTTGTTGGAGCCGTAAGTTTGCCGCGTCCTTTTAAGGTCCAGGATGCTTTTGGCAGATGTGTCTATGTGCTGAGACAGaccccccctttccttccctcctccacccccccccggGTCCCCATACCCGGCCTGGGGGTCTGTCCTCCCTGGCCCCTGGGggcctgtgcctgtctgtctgcagctggttgaggggggaggcaggTAGGGGTCTGGCAGGGCAGGGGACGGCTTCACTCCACAGCAGAACTCCTCCAGGAAGCCATCTGCACAGAGAGCACACTATCAACAGCTGTTCTGACACAAAAACCTTTCATTTTCTGGCTTGTCCCTCTTAGCCTCTTAGCCAAAACTGCAGCAGTCTGTACCCGGGTCAACTAGTACCATCCTCTTGTCCTGGGTCAGGTTACTACGTTCCTCCTGGTTGAAGGTCCTGTCGATCATCACCATCTCTGAAGAAGGACTAGAGCGCTGGACAGGACAGGTAGGACCTTCAGTTAGTAGCagaacgcgtgtgtgtgtgtgtgtgtgtgtgtgagtgtgtgtgttctcacctcagcctccaccATGAGTAAACGTCTGTATTTGTTAACCATGGCCTGGGTTCTCTTCAGTACTTGTGTAGCCACAGACTCAAACTCCTCATCCACTGTGAACAACAGGACAgtcagtttacacacacacatctctcttttCAGAGCCTTTCCCATTTATATTATTTCAATCACAAGGTTGAGTTTACCAAGATAGAACTCATGATTTGGTGCAGCGCCCTGGAACACGTGATAGGGCATGAGTCTGTGAAACGTATCTTCCAACGAAGTGAAACGCCTGTAGTCTGTTGACAACACTCCAGAATGATCCTTTCTCAGCTGCTGCAGAATCCTGAAGGAGAGAAAACGTACACAATCAAAAAATTGCAGGACACTTGAGGCCTATGCACAGCTGTAactttttacaaattatttggACATAAAGGCAATTTTTCCTCCAGACACAGATGTTCTGCCATACAGCCAGTGTGAGCACTCACATGCCTCCTCTGGTCAGCTGATGGGGTGCTGGACGCTTCtgggtgcagccctgtgggagaTCACAGCCTCGTCATCACACTGATCAGCACACGTCTCACTGTCACACCATCTCCTCtatcacccccaccccatcacaaacacacagcaacatcTCTGGTACCTGTGCAATCAGCAGGGAGTCCTGACAGATGGACGTGGTCGTTTTCATTGCTACAACAGCAAACAATGGGATGGATAGTCATTAATACCAGTACACTGAAAACACATCTATTAGAtaggtcacagtgtgtgtgagcacacacacacaccaactgacAGGGGTCCTCACCTTTGGTGCCAAGGAGGTTGACAAGCTGTGCCTGTGAACCATCCTGGGAAAGGCCAGGTGATGAAGAATCCTGAGGAAGACAAGGACAATTCACTCACAGCGGACCATCAAACCATAGCAGTTGGAGGACATACTTATAATATGAAGAGACAAACACATATTTCTTAAGTAGGAAAGGCAGGAGGAAAGTAGTGGAaaggccagagagaggagaagcagaTGCAGGTGTCTGGAGGTGGCTGCTGTACCTGGGTGTAGTCTTGCTGCTCCTGAGGAGCCAGGCCGGGGGATAGGGAGGAGCTGTTGTGGGTCACCACCAGGCGCTGCACTGGGCTCTCAGAAACCTGCCCCCTGCCCACTCCTCCTGCAGCTGGGCCCACCAGCGTCAGACGCTGGTTACATGCTGCCTGGCCAGGGATAGGACTGCTACCAGGGAATGTTGACCAACCCCCCACCGGCACACCTGCTGCCCCGCCTTGGTTAACAATGAGTTGACCTCCAGCCGTGGCTGTGAAGTTCTGCCCGGCAACAAGCTGCACTGCATTCTGATTGGTGAGAAGGGTGTTGTTGGGGTCTGTGGGGCCATTGTGGACCGTGGTGGCTGGTGTAAGAGCCACAGAGTACTGCCCCTGTGCCTGTCCCTGGCCCAGAGGAGAGTGCACCAGGATAGAGCCGTTGGCTGTGTATTGTCCCCCTACTGGGCTCGCTGTGTTAGCCACATTAGCAGTGGTGGTGGTAGGCTGGATGCCCAAGCTGTACAAAGTCTGAGACCCAGACTGGGGGGGTTTAGGCTGGATGGGTCTGACCAGTGTCTGTGTCCCTCCTGGACCTCTCTGGATGATTATGTTCTGGAGAGGAATGTTCTTGAATGGCAAGCCCACCTGGCCCAGCTGAGCTGGGGGCGGGGTGAACACCTGCGTTGTGGGGGCCGGGGCGCCGGGCCTCAGCAGGATCTGAGGAGACCTGTCCAGGCTGCTCAACGTCATCACCCCACCGCCACCCCCAAACGGACCCAGTACCTGGATATGCCCGGCCGAGCCATTAGGCAGCTGGGATATCCCCTGGAGGAACTGACCCCCAGAGAAGGTTGCCGTTGCTGTGGTAACAACCCCCGTCCCCCCTCCATACCCCCCAGAGACCAgctgggaggggaagggggatgtGGCCTGGACCGAGGGCGGCTGCGAGTCCAGCAAGGCCTCCTGGGCCAGTGTCTGCTCAGTAATGTCTGCCTCAAGAAGGGACTTCTGGAGTATGTCAAAGGGCTGGTCCTCTCCacccagctccacccctccagggGATGCAGCCTCCCCCAGCTCATCCTCGATGAACGACAGGCTGCTGGACAGCTGAAGGCCTGTCCCCGTTGAATCTTCAGCAAACTCCCCCAGGGAAGAGGGGCCATGCTTGAGGTCAGAGTTGGCTCCAGcctgagacaggagagatgggaAGGGTGGGATTTAGAGGACAAACCCCCAGAAAAGGTATGTAAATAAGCATACTATACATGTGAAAATATGTAAACTCACAGCGCTTCCAGCAAAGAAGCTCCCCGCAGGCCCATACGCTGCATTACTCACATCGTCCTCCTCGATCTGCAGAGACCAGGCTGTCAAGCATGACACAGAAAACATACATCTCCCTACACTTCTATAATCATCAATGCTAAGACCTCACAAATCTCACAGAGAATGCAGAAATTGAAATGTTGTCATTGTTCAGTGCCCAATTGTGTTGCTGGTAGCAAAATGTTTGTTATTGTGGTGATTTGTGGTGTGGTGTCTTATGAAAATACAACCCAGAGGTCTCAAATTGTTGACACTGTGGGGACAGTCAGTGGAGCACACTTACAGACTTGTTGTTGGAGCCATGGAGATAGTCATTTAACGCCTGCACATCTCTATGAGGAACAGATTGAAGACAAAAGGGGGAAAACCAGATGAAAAGGGACAAAGACACAATGGGGAAGCACAAACCAGCATGGGCAGTTTTTAAACATGAAATGAGCTTGTAAATGGCCTGTGCATGATGCTCGTGTCTGATCGAAGCACGCAGAGCAGATGGT
This DNA window, taken from Hypomesus transpacificus isolate Combined female chromosome 13, fHypTra1, whole genome shotgun sequence, encodes the following:
- the bicral gene encoding BRD4-interacting chromatin-remodeling complex-associated protein-like isoform X1, whose amino-acid sequence is MDDEEDRRLLDIIGDVQALNDYLHGSNNKSIEEDDVSNAAYGPAGSFFAGSAAGANSDLKHGPSSLGEFAEDSTGTGLQLSSSLSFIEDELGEAASPGGVELGGEDQPFDILQKSLLEADITEQTLAQEALLDSQPPSVQATSPFPSQLVSGGYGGGTGVVTTATATFSGGQFLQGISQLPNGSAGHIQVLGPFGGGGGVMTLSSLDRSPQILLRPGAPAPTTQVFTPPPAQLGQVGLPFKNIPLQNIIIQRGPGGTQTLVRPIQPKPPQSGSQTLYSLGIQPTTTTANVANTASPVGGQYTANGSILVHSPLGQGQAQGQYSVALTPATTVHNGPTDPNNTLLTNQNAVQLVAGQNFTATAGGQLIVNQGGAAGVPVGGWSTFPGSSPIPGQAACNQRLTLVGPAAGGVGRGQVSESPVQRLVVTHNSSSLSPGLAPQEQQDYTQDSSSPGLSQDGSQAQLVNLLGTKAMKTTTSICQDSLLIAQGCTQKRPAPHQLTRGGMILQQLRKDHSGVLSTDYRRFTSLEDTFHRLMPYHVFQGAAPNHEFYLVDEEFESVATQVLKRTQAMVNKYRRLLMVEAERSSPSSEMVMIDRTFNQEERSNLTQDKRMVLVDPDGFLEEFCCGVKPSPALPDPYLPPPSTSCRQTGTGPQGPGRTDPQAGYGDPGGGGGGKERGGLSQHIDTSAKSILDLKRTRQTYGSNNSLVAASNHQHASLSPPTALAAGPTHYQVSQLSSPSLQPHLPPELSSPPATDTDSVLEAAVNSILEC
- the bicral gene encoding BRD4-interacting chromatin-remodeling complex-associated protein-like isoform X2, with protein sequence MDDEEDRRLLDIIGDVQALNDYLHGSNNKSIEEDDVSNAAYGPAGSFFAGSAAGANSDLKHGPSSLGEFAEDSTGTGLQLSSSLSFIEDELGEAASPGGVELGGEDQPFDILQKSLLEADITEQTLAQEALLDSQPPSVQATSPFPSQLVSGGYGGGTGVVTTATATFSGGQFLQGISQLPNGSAGHIQVLGPFGGGGGVMTLSSLDRSPQILLRPGAPAPTTQVFTPPPAQLGQVGLPFKNIPLQNIIIQRGPGGTQTLVRPIQPKPPQSGSQTLYSLGIQPTTTTANVANTASPVGGQYTANGSILVHSPLGQGQAQGQYSVALTPATTVHNGPTDPNNTLLTNQNAVQLVAGQNFTATAGGQLIVNQGGAAGVPVGGWSTFPGSSPIPGQAACNQRLTLVGPAAGGVGRGQVSESPVQRLVVTHNSSSLSPGLAPQEQQDYTQDSSSPGLSQDGSQAQLVNLLGTKAMKTTTSICQDSLLIAQGCTQKRPAPHQLTRGGMILQQLRKDHSGVLSTDYRRFTSLEDTFHRLMPYHVFQGAAPNHEFYLVDEEFESVATQVLKRTQAMVNKYRRLLMVEAERSSPSSEMVMIDRTFNQEERSNLTQDKRMMASWRSSAVE